The stretch of DNA ctttctttatttaatagaaatgTTAATACTTTGAAAGTAATTCTAATGTCTCCGCCTGGATCGATTTCGTTGTTGTCCTGGTGCCGTTGTCAAGGAAACATCAGCTGGAAGGGCAAAAAAGGGGACAAGCGGCGGAAGGGCAAAAGAAAAGACTCGTGGTTTTGATGACACATAAATGATATTACAATGagattaaattacataataatTCTGTAAAAGACATCCTGAGGAGCCTGGCCTATGTCTTCTCTTCCTTCTCCTTGTTGTAGCGCTCAAGTTCCTTGAGGAATTGTGCTTTCGGTTTCATTACATTTGGCCGATCTCCGCGACAATTGGGGCAGTACCACTTCCCCTTAGGCTTGGACATGAGGGAGACACAGGAGAAGTGGAACCACTCTATTGGACAGAGATCATTGTCACACAGAATCATCTCGCCAAAGGAAATCTGTGAaagaagtaattaaaaaattgttgaatttccggtgaaaaaaaaatccaaatggaGAGCGGAGATCTCACCTGATCGCAGAGGCAGTACGTGGGTTCATCGGGATCAATGGGCTCCTCTGCTGGTGGAGTATCATCACGATCACGTGTTTGATTGTTCCCACTCCCTTGGGCAGCACCTCCTCGAGCTTtgcgcttcttcttcttgcccGTCTGTCCGGTACCCTTCTTCTGGACACTTCCGGTATTTTGTGTTGTGTTGTTGCTCTGTTTTGCTGGGGTGACCTCATTCACGGTGGTGTTGTTGTCTGACGTTCCCGGATCGGCGCTGCCAACAAGAGTATCAGCCCGGGTGCGCCTGGCTCGTTTGGAAGCACGTTCCCCATTGCTGTTGGAGCCACTGAAACTCTCCCGGGCAGTTGTTGTACCTGATCCCGATGTGCTGGCTGCTACGGGGGATGCTACAAAGATCTGCTGAGCCGTTGTGAGTCCCGTAATGCTAAGATTCATCGTTGGACTAGGAAGTCTCTGTTCCTTCTGCGGCACATCGTTTATTACGTCATCTTTGCCATAATCTACGAAGGGAAAGACATTTAGCCCACAAAACACGCAAGAAATCTCTTCCTGACACCCACACTCACCCAAATTCTTAAAATCGTGCTCCAGTTGTCGCGTCTTCTGGTCAATCAATTCCTGCAGTTGCGTCACAATTTGCAGCTTCTCATCCCCAAGCTCCTGGGAAGCAATGAAGCTCTGCTGAATCCTAGCCATGGCTCTGGATCTCTTCGCATTGGCAGATTCCAATTCACTCGTCGGGCAGTTTGACCATTGCTCGTAGTAGTAGTCTGAATCTCGGAGATGAGCTGCAAAGGGGCAAGTTTTCCACGTTAATAGGATAGAGCTGAATGGGAGTGAGGCTCACAAATACCTCGGAATTGGACATCAATCTCCCGGATACGTGAGAGATACTTCTGCACATCATCCGGCAGATTTTCCACGGAATCCAAGTAATTCTCCACGTAGGTGGCTGAATAGAGCGCCTCCACGGCAACTTGATTCAGCATTTTAGCACTACTTCCGGAAGAAATTGCGCTGCTTCGCGGATTCTTTCACTTTTGGGCAGAAAAGACgcggattttatttttttacgcaaATTTTTtgacaacacaaaaaaaacgcgTTTGTGGCGAACCCGGTAGGCCATGCAACGCTTAAGTGCTGCCATCTATTTTTCTTGCTTCTCATACGAACACCTAACGCGTAGGTCGATTCATTTCGCGCGCAAATCCGTTTTTACAGTTTTAcgcaatttttgcaattttttaacgtttttctgagaaaaattatgatttttgcattaaaaaattgccGAAATCGCCTGGAGCGCTGAAAAATTGGGGAAAATGAACCACTAAAGTGTAAActatcctttaaaaaattatttgaacttaaacttaattaatttttaatttatttctgttctatcgtgaatttttaaaattgtaataaaaaataatttaattgatattttgaaaaatattctgatttttctgGGATTatgcaatctttttttttaaataatttcaagccTTTTAagcataattaatttctacaattgttttttagttttagaaaattaaagaaatcattttttggtaaatgggttaaccctttcatgtcCAATatgaattacaaaattattaaaacttttaactttttgtcgtgatattaattttttttagtcatgAATTTAGAGAAAACCTTTCTTTGtagaaatgtatttttcgACCTCATTATTCAGATAGTATTATCACGTTAAAATGGACGCATGGTCATCACAGGGTTAAAAAGGACATTACGCAAAATTctcaaaccaaaaaaaataattcagaatttttcttgaaatattttctatatttcttTGCTTATTACTCTTCACTACACAACACAATCTTAACGTGATTAGGTATTatacattattaattttttctctcgttGATCCTGGTCAGAGtcgcattttttattaattaattcttcctGGAAGTTTTATGGTTCACTATATCCACTCATTTGTCTTCCAAGCCGTGGGGAGAAGGGTAAGGATTTTTTGCCGAGTCTAGGTGCAAATGGTGGTCTAGCTCTCTGGGAATCTCCACCTGTATCTCCCGAAGCATCTCGTCCTAGTCGTGGTGTCATgtatttattggatttttctgGGATgaaaaattagcataaataATTATGGGttttttagagaagaaaatataggGGAGAAGAAGAGGGCATACCTGTGAGTAGAAAAATTAACCAAGGGGACTCCTGCACGGCATCCAAGCTAAACTTCCGCATACCTTCACTATCCTTGAGGCTATCGTGATCATCACGAATTCCATTGGAAACCAATACCTCAGGAATCACATCCGTGTAGCGTTTGGCTCTTTTGTCATCGAGTAAATCCTCCTTCCTCAGCATGTATTCATTGCTGGACTCCAAGAGGTGGAGGATACTTTTGAGATTGAGCGTTGGATACATTTTCCTCAGATTCTCCAGGGATGCCAAAATATCCGAATTATATGCACAAGCACTGGGTGACACCTGATTCAGGCAGATGGGTACACAGAGGAGCACAAAGTAATGCAACTTATTCATGATGATGCTGAACTGTGAGGAGACGTTTCGTGCTTCACCCTCACGTTTAGATTCCAAAGACAATACTCGGTGTTTGGGGTGCAAAATGACTGCCTTTTATAGCTAAACCGATGCTGATGGTCATTTGTATTCTGCTCTTTCTCAAATTCCCTAATCACACGAGACaagaatgtaaattaaattgaacgATATCCCCGTAATTTGTAGCGACAGTTGATTTTTCACACCCAGCAAAACTAGGAAAAACAAGAGGATTATCTCGGATTTGCGAATCAATTtgtcattttcattcaaccATTCGTCGTCGTGGGATGTGCTCTGCAGAACGCTattattagaacttttttttctctataactGACTTAGTTAATTAAAGACtccaaaatattattcattcatttaatcatttaattatttcaagcATTGAAAgcatatttttccttttttcttaactATTTTAAAcagattaattaatattctcaGTAATTTGGTTAATAAATGCCTTCAACgtcaacaaaaattaatgcaaTCTTATGTTACCATAATTCCTTGCCTACCCCTAAAGGCTATAGAATTATTCTGTTTCCGTATctattctaaattttaaaaaatccttcaagatCTTGccttaattaataaaacgTAACTAATccaaaaataagcaaaattgAGTTCGAAAGATAAGTTAATCTGTccttattttcgaaaaatatttaaagatccAATTTGACGCATTCTCccctattgaaaaaaaaattgaaaaggccCTTCTTCTTAGCTTGTACTGCGGTCAAACAGATAGGGAAGATAATAAACTCCTCCGAACTCTCTCGAAGGTTTTCAAGGCATCATGGAAATTTCCATTGCCATTATCATTTGCAATTTGtctttttggaattttgtacacctttaaatatttctacCTGGAGAAAGTCCCTTTGAATTCCGCATTAAATGCTTTTAAGAATGAGAACTATTTTGATAAGGATATACATAGataattgaaatgattttattggtAGCCAGCATATATAATTCTTTGttagatttttaatgaatattttaaaatgcttttatagcaaaaatttcattaagaaataTAGGGAGGACTAGAGAAAGTACTTTCGATTGTAGTACATTTATTGTTCTACTGCTTCTTTATTCTCATTCTCAAAGAAAactaagagaaaattttctattccctaaaaaaaatcttttacaatatcttttgtaatttttaaataaaaaattaaacaatttaattctaaaagtattttttttaaatttaacaattttaaaaatatcttcatcaaataaaaCATAAGCTAATAATAcaacaattttcattataatttttacataaaatcttcaaaaatttaattccatcTCCAATCTCACCCTCATTTTCcctaaatttttacaaaagcatttatttttttaaattatcttattttgttaattacaAAAGAAGTCCATTGGCCTGTTTGCGGCATTGaaagacatttaatttttttgagctctttatttaaatatgcaaaatataaaattatcttgAAAATTACGCATAAAATTACTCAGAGAAAATTGCtcgaaaaaaatgtcaaaggtTGGATGTCACGTGAATGGGTgcatttgcatttattttgatttttttaccgGATTCTAAAAGTTCATCGACACACGTAAAAGCCCACATCTCAATTTCTGCTATTTTTTCCATGTGAAATCATATTTATTTAGGGAAGGTAGTAAATTACCGTGGAAGGTGAGACATTTTAGCACTTCCTCAAATCGGCCACTGGAAATCGCGCGCAGATTCGATTGTTTTTGTCTACCAAATCAGGAAATTTGTGACCTTCAGATAAGCCAAAGACATTAAAGTTTCGCACGGTAAAGGTCTCACGAATTTCGTGAAGAAAGTAACAGTTGCTggtgggaagaaaaaaattccattacaAAGGTAATTTTCCACCCAGTTCGTCCAGCTCTccccatttttccttttatgaaattttgcataattgtGCGAAGAGAGTGAATATATATTGTTTACGCTTCTCTCGCTGTGCGATGGAAAATGCTTCCCCTTCCATATCGCAGCACcatgttttttgttgtttttttttctttcttgttaaTATTGGTGGTGATAAGAGCATTTCTTGTTGAATTTATCACTAAATTGGGGAAATTATCTTATTGAGGCTCTcggtaaaattttatatatttctttagcccatttaaaatttattattgcccCTCTCAAAGCTCTCAAATAATGTTTTCTCAATCGTACGATGTAAAGTGTAGGGAAATATGGGTAATACGGTTACTGCAAAGCTTTCGgaaaacgtgaaaattcatcaatttttctaccaaatagagaaaagttttatgtaAGAATATTGAAGAATGATcaattgcttaaaaaatagtaataaaagattttttacggCCACAATGATTCGATAAACTGCTAACAAAAACATGTGTAGAAGTGACTAATTTATCCCAGGTTCTCctatattttttgtctttgtcTATAGCTATCCTTTTCACTCACTTTGTACGTCTCTTTTCAACCAATTCTATTTATTCATGAGTAGTTTACTCAATCCCCGGgcacgtgtgagcaaatttcacttcattatggattgtggaaaatttttgatcagCAAAATAGATTTTTCGTACTTCTTTTAGTGACTAAAATGTTcaaattttacaacaaaaaaatagcaaaaatgtgCAAACTATTAAAATCAAATCCATCAAATACATTAATGAGCTTTCGCATAAGAAATGAAATGTTATGATCAAGCATGGAAAAGAAGAGTATTATGTAGTTTACagatcaaaattcaataattacatacacacattttgttatatatgcaaaattttccactataTCTGTACTCTTCATACTTCTCCCACCTTTTTCTTTCTACGAGAATTTACACAATCAGCTGTTCATCTAGCAAAGCTTAACTAGTCGTGCTTTGCagttcaataaataaataccaTTTTATCTGCGTTTTGCGtgtgattgaaaatttccacaaaaaaaaacattgcaaGACTTTTGTGAATATATTTtgttctattatttttttttaaaatttttttacgtgtgtgacaaaacttttttaatttattttccttgtGTTGGCgtgattttgatttttggaaCTTTTACGCAGACTTTCGGCGCAAGTGATATATACATAGATAGGTGTAgtatattttgtatatatatatttttgaggaaagaaagaacttttctgTGTTCCCCAAAGTGTTTACACAGCCTTCAAAATAGAGTGTGTGTATGATAGTAGTATCAACACGGCCCAAGAGATGAGTCTTAAGAAAACTAGTCGAATGAAAAGCCTCTCGTTGAATGATGAATTTCCAATTCCGATCTCCACATCGCATTTGGGATCTGGAACACTATCGTCAAGGTCAAGGCATTCAGCTTTGAATAAAAGAgctgaagaaataaataaaattgtgcgGTACATTGATGATAACGTCATTGGCAAAGGAGCTGCATTTCTTGGACCATATGGCAGGCGTAAAGGTGAATATGACATACCTCCATTTAAGCGTTAAAATCCCTAATTAAAATGATGTGAAAGcgcaaaaaaacttttaagcaattttaaacggcaattaaatgaaaaccaTCATAGGGAACCTTGTTGCTCTTTCAATACAACATCTTCACGTATATTGACGAGACGCGCAGAGaactttttatatataaataaaaagaacacATCTGTGCTCTTATGTCGTCTCCTCCACCACCGCTGACTGCCCAAAATGTCCCAATGGGTGTGCTTTATTTGATTCGTGCGtagagaaaaaatctcatgtatagatatgtatgtaaaatgattttgattAGATATATAAAATGTCCTACGCTGTAGAGTTCATATGTAATACATATCTAAAAACGAATGAGCATGGCTGACGAACACAATTTGCAAGAACGTCATCTGCGCAAAAACCGTATCGTGACGAAATTCGTGCAGCGGGTGGTCCTATCATTAATTACAAACTATTTATCGTATTTGAGAGCTTTCTTTAtatgtaggaaaaaaaagagcatcgATGAAAGCTTCCAAATCAAGTGATTTTCTACGCAATTtccttcaagaaaatttccattcatcgtatttagataaaatgtttaaccctttcacggcaaaaagggatgaaaatcGAGGTCAAAATGCGGCAAAATAGTTGATACAGTACTGTCATTTGATACAGACTCCGttttaaatatatagaaaggcctcttttaaaattaaaatggcaaATTGTTCACTTTACTTGATATTTCACGTCGACATTTCCTGCGAAATTCTTTCTAGCTGCCGTGAAAGGTGATTTAAATGATGTGACTCATGATTTTCCCGCAATTTTCCTTGCAAAATAACAGCATTTTCCGCTCAAAATAACGTCGTCACAGCCACCAATATATCGGGCcctaaaatgttaatttgtgATATCAACATATTGtagttttatatacataatgttgatatatatttatattggTGAATTGATGAAGGTCTCTCGAGCGGCGTAGTCGTAGGCACACGATATGAAGTCACTTGAAAGTTTCCACAAAGTTAAAAAGCAAATAGAGAGAGATTTTGAAACGTAAGACGGGGAACTGATAAAGGCGTTCTTggttaagacattttttttacttcaagcCGTATCCATCCGCCCGGTCGCATGAGCTTTCCTATATCACTCTCGTTTTTGTGGAAAACGTGCTTGAgatttttaaatgctttttttctgcacttgAGATATTCAGGGCGAAATTTGGTCGCATGCGTGAAGGAATTTGAGACattctttaagtttaaatTCTTCAAGGTCACCTTTAgttaaaagagagagagaaacaaACCACAGAGTGGcaataaaagagttttttttaacaattccaCTTCAATACGATGACGATCACACAGTCTGgagacaaaaattcaaaagtcaaaaagaaaaattttgtcaaaaataaaagcatttaTTCCAATTCATTGAGGAAGAGCCATCTTCTTGTACGCATGGGGACGCATATAGGGCAATTAACCTATTTAACGAAGGTCGACATCCGAGCATCAAGGGGGTGCGCAGTAAATTGAGGTATCTCATGAGAATGAGTAGAAAGCAAATTTTCCGGCCGGTTGTTCGTCACTTTTGACCTTCTGAGCAGATATGTGAGTTGGCTGAGCTTTTAAATACCTATACAATACACCATATAGTCACGACGCCTATATAGGCGactatgaaaaatttatatacctaATAACATACTATTAGCATCTTATatggctgtttttttttcttaaatgataTTGTAATAAACTATGTAAAATATCTCAATATCGCTCTTGAGGTCTTCGCTTGAAAAGATCAAGCTTtcttctaacatttttttgtcgttgTTGCTTTAAGTCTTTCAATGATATATTAACGTCGTCATTCTATATGCAAATTTTAAGTTTCTGTggtttttttcattctactATCCTCACTATATAGTGagggaaaagaaatattaaggaTGGGTATATACTTACTTAATATTAGTATTGGTGCGTTGTCTTAAAAGCTGTCAAGTAACTAATTTGGTTTGTTTTTGCGGTTTTGGAAATTAAGTAAGTATGTTAGAGCTTTAAGCTCAAAATGCCCAAGATTGTGAAGAGATTTCCTAATAAACCAAATGAAGtcaatcttaaaaaatcttatttactGGAAACATAATCAAAActgttcaaattaaaaaaaaaagtttaaattcggattttctctgttttaaaaattgccctaaaattgaaacagCTTTAGGCATTTTAATCATTCTGTAGCacccgactcactatccagcgaatattaaccta from Lutzomyia longipalpis isolate SR_M1_2022 chromosome 1, ASM2433408v1 encodes:
- the LOC129786491 gene encoding inhibitor of growth protein 1, producing the protein MLNQVAVEALYSATYVENYLDSVENLPDDVQKYLSRIREIDVQFRAHLRDSDYYYEQWSNCPTSELESANAKRSRAMARIQQSFIASQELGDEKLQIVTQLQELIDQKTRQLEHDFKNLDYGKDDVINDVPQKEQRLPSPTMNLSITGLTTAQQIFVASPVAASTSGSGTTTARESFSGSNSNGERASKRARRTRADTLVGSADPGTSDNNTTVNEVTPAKQSNNTTQNTGSVQKKGTGQTGKKKKRKARGGAAQGSGNNQTRDRDDTPPAEEPIDPDEPTYCLCDQISFGEMILCDNDLCPIEWFHFSCVSLMSKPKGKWYCPNCRGDRPNVMKPKAQFLKELERYNKEKEEKT
- the LOC129786525 gene encoding uncharacterized protein LOC129786525; protein product: MNKLHYFVLLCVPICLNQVSPSACAYNSDILASLENLRKMYPTLNLKSILHLLESSNEYMLRKEDLLDDKRAKRYTDVIPEVLVSNGIRDDHDSLKDSEGMRKFSLDAVQESPWLIFLLTEKSNKYMTPRLGRDASGDTGGDSQRARPPFAPRLGKKSLPFSPRLGRQMSGYSEP